A single Triticum dicoccoides isolate Atlit2015 ecotype Zavitan chromosome 2A, WEW_v2.0, whole genome shotgun sequence DNA region contains:
- the LOC119354635 gene encoding oxygen-evolving enhancer protein 2, chloroplastic yields the protein MASTSCFLHQSTARLAASARPAPAVGRTQLFVCKAQKNDEAASDAAVVTSRRAALSLLAGAAAIAVKVSPAAAAYGEAANVFGKAKKNTDFVAYSGEGFKLMIPAKWNPSKEREFPGQVLRYEDNFDATSNLSVIINPTTKKTITDYGSPEEFLSQVGFLLGQQSYGGKTDSEGGFESDAVATANVLESSAPVVDGKQYYSITVLTRTADGDEGGKHQLITATVADGKLYVCKAQAGDKRWFKGAKKFVENAAGSFSVA from the exons ATGgcgtccacctcctgcttcctccaccAGTCCACCGCGCGCCTGGCCGCCTCGGCGCGCCCTGCGCCCGCCGTCGGGCGCACCCAGCTTTTCGTCTGCAAGGCGCAGAAGAATGACGAGGCTGCATCTGACGCTGCCGTCGTCACCAGCCGGCGCGCCGCGCTGTCCCTCCTCGCCggtgccgccgccatcgccgtcaaggtctcccccgccgccgccgcctacggAGAAGCAG CCAACGTGTTCGGCAAGGCGAAGAAGAACACGGACTTCGTGGCGTACAGCGGCGAGGGGTTCAAACTGATGATCCCGGCCAAGTGGAACCCCAGCAAGGAGCGTGAGTTCCCTGGGCAGGTGCTCCGCTACGAGGACAACTTCGACGCCACCAGCAACCTCTCCGTTATAATCAACCCCACTACCAAGAAGACCATCACCGACTACGGTTCCCCTGAGGAGTTCCTCTCCCAGGTCGGCTTCCTCCTCGGCCAGCAGTCCTACGGTGGCAAGACCGACTCCGAG GGTGGGTTCGAGTCAGACGCTGTGGCGACGGCGAACGTGCTGGAGAGCTCGGCGCCGGTGGTGGACGGTAAGCAGTACTACAGCATAACGGTGCTCACGAGGACCGCGGACGGAGACGAGGGAGGGAAGCACCAGCTCATCACCGCCACCGTCGCCGACGGCAAGCTCTACGTCTGCAAGGCGCAAGCCGGAGACAAGAGGTGGTTCAAGGGCGCCAAGAAGTTCGTCGAGAACGCCGCAGGATCCTTCAGCGTCGCATAA